A stretch of Zymoseptoria tritici IPO323 chromosome 1, whole genome shotgun sequence DNA encodes these proteins:
- a CDS encoding signal peptide-containing protein (Contains predicted signal peptide.) codes for MKLSTFLYVAAFFTGQALATPKPFAEAEAEAMPIYDPEPNTRCEVSKAPRHTAPVIKITHIEPAWSPTSAIRALCLSNLLSFSDSGGREVRLLSLATASFFAIQAVAVPSANIEIRGNNDASDAKQNGACNSRSLGR; via the exons ATGAAGCTCTCCACCTTTCTCTACGTCGCGGCCTTCTTTACCGGCCAGGCCCTCGCGACTCCCAAACCTttcgccgaagccgaagccgaagccaTGCCCATATATGATCCGGAGCCCAATACTCGATGCGAAG TGTCCAAGGCACCAAGGCACACAGCTCCTGTCATCAAAATCACCCACATTGAGCCAGCATGGTCGCCGACTTCCGCTATTCGCGCCCTGTGCCTCTCAAACCTTCTCTCATTCTCCGACAGCGGCGGACGTGAGGTTCGA ctcctctccctcgcaacggccagcttcttcgccatcCAAGCCGTGGCCGTTCCCTCGGCCAACATCGAGATCCGCGGTAACAACGATGCAAGTGATGCAAAGCAGAATGGCGCCTGTAATAGTAGGTCTCTCGGTCGATGA